From Micromonospora echinospora, one genomic window encodes:
- a CDS encoding FecCD family ABC transporter permease → MGGLLVALVASIGAAVTVGPADISIGTVWTVVGDRLGLVHSDVPLLREHIVWRLRLPRVLGAAVVGAGLAAVGAVMQTVTRNPLADPYLLGVSSGASLGAVAVLVVGLGGGIASLTGGALVGALAAFLAVIAVAGLRGALDPTRVVLAGVAVAQLCAAATSFVIIWVAEPHATQSITFWLSGSMARVDWSALAWATPILVAVLALVAAYARLLNAFAFGEDAAAALGVPVGRVRWLLLVATALLTAVLVAISGAIGFVGLILPHAVRFLTGADHRRLLPAVVLAGAIFLVWVDTAARTLFAPRELPVGVLTALLGVPAFVVLLHRRRARG, encoded by the coding sequence GTGGGCGGGCTGCTGGTGGCGCTGGTGGCCTCGATCGGCGCGGCGGTCACCGTCGGTCCGGCCGACATCTCGATCGGTACCGTGTGGACGGTGGTCGGCGACCGGCTGGGCCTGGTCCACTCCGACGTGCCGCTGCTGCGCGAGCACATCGTCTGGCGGCTGCGGCTGCCCCGGGTGCTCGGCGCGGCGGTGGTCGGGGCGGGACTGGCGGCGGTCGGCGCGGTGATGCAGACCGTCACCCGCAACCCGCTGGCCGACCCGTACCTGCTCGGGGTCTCCTCCGGGGCGTCGCTCGGCGCGGTCGCGGTCCTCGTCGTCGGGCTCGGCGGCGGGATCGCCTCGCTGACCGGCGGCGCGCTGGTCGGCGCGCTCGCCGCGTTCCTGGCGGTGATCGCGGTGGCCGGCCTGCGCGGCGCCCTGGATCCCACCCGGGTGGTGCTCGCCGGGGTGGCCGTCGCCCAACTCTGCGCCGCCGCGACCTCGTTCGTCATCATCTGGGTCGCCGAACCGCACGCCACCCAGAGCATCACCTTCTGGCTCTCCGGCTCGATGGCCCGGGTCGACTGGTCGGCGCTGGCCTGGGCCACCCCGATCCTGGTGGCGGTGCTCGCCCTGGTGGCGGCGTACGCCCGGCTGCTCAACGCGTTCGCCTTCGGCGAGGACGCCGCCGCCGCCCTCGGCGTGCCGGTCGGCCGGGTCCGCTGGCTGCTGCTGGTGGCGACCGCCCTGCTCACCGCCGTGCTGGTCGCGATCAGCGGAGCGATCGGCTTCGTCGGGCTGATCCTGCCGCACGCCGTCCGGTTCCTCACCGGGGCGGACCACCGGCGGCTGCTGCCCGCCGTGGTGCTGGCCGGCGCGATCTTCCTGGTCTGGGTGGACACCGCCGCGCGAACCCTCTTCGCGCCCCGGGAACTGCCGGTCGGTGTGCTGACCGCGCTGCTCGGCGTGCCCGCGTTCGTGGTGCTGCTGCACCGGCGGAGGGCGCGCGGCTGA
- a CDS encoding ABC transporter substrate-binding protein, giving the protein MRERAVWSTLSRRAAAPLTALVLLLGGCAGADDDPATAPTSAAPVRVTNCGTPVTVAAPPKRAVTLNQPATEIMLALGLADRMAGTAYLDDAILPEYADAYATVPVLAKEYPAREKLLEAEPDFVYGSFQSAFGDEGAGDRAELAKLGVGSYLSPAGCPAPHRPAKLTTDHVFTEIRDIAAIFGVPERAEKLIADQRTRLAAAADRIDDAAKLSVLWWDAGIDAPSVGACCGGPGMIMSAAGVTNAFADLTGSWADSGWETVADRDPDVIVLVDATWDTAAAKRTFLTGHATLRHLGAVTGQRFVVIPFSSTSAGVRIVLGVEALAEGVAGLGEGAGR; this is encoded by the coding sequence ATGCGCGAGCGTGCTGTCTGGTCCACCCTGTCCCGGCGTGCCGCCGCGCCCCTGACCGCCCTGGTCCTCCTGCTCGGCGGCTGTGCCGGCGCGGACGACGACCCCGCGACCGCCCCGACGTCGGCCGCCCCGGTGCGCGTGACCAACTGCGGCACGCCGGTCACCGTGGCCGCGCCGCCGAAGCGGGCGGTGACCCTGAACCAGCCGGCCACCGAGATCATGCTGGCCCTGGGCCTGGCCGACCGGATGGCCGGGACGGCGTACCTGGACGACGCGATCCTGCCCGAGTACGCCGACGCGTACGCCACGGTGCCGGTGCTGGCCAAGGAGTACCCGGCCCGGGAGAAGTTGCTGGAGGCGGAGCCGGACTTCGTCTACGGCTCCTTCCAGAGCGCCTTCGGCGACGAGGGGGCCGGTGACCGGGCCGAACTGGCGAAACTCGGCGTCGGCTCGTACCTCTCCCCGGCCGGCTGCCCGGCGCCGCACCGGCCGGCGAAACTCACCACCGACCACGTGTTCACCGAGATCCGCGACATCGCGGCCATCTTCGGCGTCCCCGAGCGGGCCGAGAAGCTCATCGCCGACCAGCGGACCCGGCTCGCCGCCGCAGCGGACCGGATCGACGACGCCGCGAAGCTCTCCGTGCTCTGGTGGGACGCGGGCATCGACGCCCCGAGCGTGGGAGCCTGCTGCGGCGGCCCCGGCATGATCATGTCGGCGGCCGGCGTCACCAACGCCTTCGCCGACCTGACCGGGTCGTGGGCGGACAGCGGCTGGGAGACGGTCGCCGACCGCGATCCCGACGTCATCGTGCTGGTCGACGCGACCTGGGACACCGCCGCCGCGAAGCGGACCTTCCTGACCGGCCACGCCACCCTGCGGCACCTCGGGGCGGTGACGGGGCAGCGGTTCGTGGTCATCCCCTTCTCGTCCACCTCCGCCGGGGTGCGGATCGTGCTCGGTGTCGAGGCGCTCGCCGAGGGCGTCGCCGGGCTCGGCGAGGGGGCCGGACGCTGA
- a CDS encoding TetR/AcrR family transcriptional regulator, translated as MIGRAKRVELLADAAIALIAERGMRGLTHRAVDARADMPAGTTSAYLRTRRALVEAVVQRLVDLNRVDFAARRLPVDAPAGERPPVTPADLDRLATGIAALFDTWLSAGRARVLARYSCQLEATHHHELRQILEHGTVMREQARDILARAGAANPDRQGDQFLAFVDGLLFDRLVGTGGLSAPTPGTEESRADLRDAIRSLLRALTGR; from the coding sequence GTGATAGGCCGGGCAAAACGGGTTGAACTGCTGGCGGACGCGGCCATCGCGCTGATCGCCGAGCGGGGGATGCGCGGGCTCACCCACCGGGCGGTCGACGCCCGGGCCGACATGCCGGCCGGCACCACGTCGGCGTACCTGCGGACCCGCCGCGCCCTGGTGGAGGCGGTGGTGCAGCGTCTGGTCGACCTGAACCGCGTCGACTTCGCCGCCCGCCGGCTGCCGGTCGACGCACCCGCCGGAGAGCGGCCGCCGGTCACCCCGGCCGACCTCGACCGCCTCGCCACCGGCATCGCCGCGCTCTTCGACACCTGGCTGAGCGCCGGCCGCGCCCGGGTCCTGGCCCGGTACTCCTGCCAACTGGAGGCCACCCACCACCACGAGCTGCGGCAGATCCTCGAGCACGGCACCGTCATGCGGGAACAGGCGCGCGACATCCTCGCCCGAGCCGGTGCGGCGAACCCGGACCGGCAGGGCGACCAGTTCCTCGCCTTCGTCGACGGCCTGCTCTTCGACCGGCTGGTCGGCACCGGCGGGCTGAGCGCGCCGACCCCCGGCACCGAGGAGAGCCGCGCCGACCTGCGCGACGCCATCCGCAGCCTGCTCCGCGCGCTGACCGGCCGCTGA
- a CDS encoding (2Fe-2S) ferredoxin domain-containing protein translates to MTHVLLVARAVVHVGGQDTVHRLADEVAAALGVPVAACFLDGAAPSLHAALDAAVAAGVDEVLLVPTHLPPDRYLETWIRRAHAHWAAGRDDPPRVSVSAPLADQPALVGAITEAVTGPRQPLGGTPGPFRSPAWSHITPHRHHVLVCRGPRCTAYGANEVAERLTRGLAAHGLGDQDALVTATGCLFPCNLGPLVVVHPDDVWYERVDPDLAGRIAEEHLGRGRPVDDRRPRSRP, encoded by the coding sequence ATGACCCACGTGCTGTTGGTGGCCCGCGCGGTCGTCCACGTCGGCGGTCAGGACACCGTGCACCGGCTCGCCGACGAGGTGGCGGCGGCGCTCGGCGTGCCGGTGGCCGCGTGTTTCCTGGACGGCGCGGCCCCGTCCCTGCACGCCGCGCTGGACGCGGCCGTGGCCGCCGGCGTCGACGAGGTGCTGCTGGTCCCGACCCACCTGCCACCCGACCGGTACCTGGAGACCTGGATCCGCCGCGCCCACGCGCACTGGGCCGCCGGACGCGACGATCCGCCCCGGGTCTCGGTCAGCGCGCCCCTGGCCGACCAGCCCGCCCTGGTCGGCGCGATCACCGAGGCGGTGACCGGCCCACGTCAGCCGCTCGGCGGCACGCCCGGTCCGTTCCGCAGCCCGGCGTGGTCGCACATCACCCCGCACCGGCACCACGTCCTGGTCTGCCGGGGCCCGCGCTGCACCGCGTACGGCGCCAACGAGGTGGCCGAGCGGCTCACCCGGGGACTGGCCGCGCACGGTCTGGGCGACCAGGACGCGCTCGTCACCGCGACCGGCTGTCTCTTCCCCTGCAACCTGGGCCCGCTCGTGGTGGTCCACCCGGACGACGTCTGGTACGAGCGGGTGGACCCGGATCTCGCCGGGCGGATCGCCGAGGAACACCTGGGACGGGGACGGCCCGTCGACGACCGACGCCCGAGGAGTCGACCATGA
- a CDS encoding ABC transporter ATP-binding protein — protein sequence MLDVTGVSWTVAARRILDDVTCAVPSGSLVGLLGPNGCGKTTLLRIVARLTAADRGRVVVDGDDLTTLSRSTLARRAALLAQHADTDLDLTVAQVVLLGRIPHRRSLWSDTAADREAAAEALARVDLAGYADRRWHTLSGGERQRAQLARALAQQPRLLLLDEPTNHLDIGHQLHLLHLVRRSGVTTLAALHDLNLAAMFCDSVVVLAGGRVVATGPPAEVLTPGLLAEVYGVRADVAAHPVTGRPTITYHPPLS from the coding sequence ATGCTGGACGTCACCGGTGTGTCCTGGACCGTCGCGGCCCGACGGATCCTCGACGACGTCACCTGCGCGGTCCCGTCGGGCAGCCTGGTCGGACTGCTCGGACCGAACGGCTGCGGCAAGACCACCCTGCTGCGGATCGTCGCCCGGCTCACCGCCGCCGACCGTGGGCGGGTCGTCGTCGACGGCGACGATCTCACCACCCTCTCCCGGTCCACGCTGGCGCGTCGGGCCGCGCTGCTCGCCCAGCACGCCGACACCGACCTCGACCTCACCGTCGCCCAGGTGGTGCTGCTCGGTCGGATCCCGCACCGCCGGTCGCTCTGGTCGGACACCGCCGCCGACCGGGAGGCGGCGGCCGAGGCGCTGGCCCGGGTCGACCTGGCCGGGTACGCCGACCGTCGCTGGCACACCCTCTCCGGGGGCGAGCGGCAGCGGGCGCAACTGGCCCGCGCGCTGGCCCAGCAACCCCGGTTGCTGCTGCTCGACGAACCCACCAACCACCTCGACATCGGCCACCAGTTGCACCTGCTGCACCTGGTCCGCCGCTCCGGGGTCACCACGCTCGCCGCGCTGCACGACCTGAACCTCGCCGCGATGTTCTGCGACAGCGTGGTCGTCCTGGCCGGCGGGCGGGTGGTCGCCACCGGCCCACCCGCCGAGGTGCTCACCCCCGGGCTGCTCGCCGAGGTGTACGGCGTCCGGGCCGACGTCGCGGCGCACCCGGTCACCGGGCGGCCCACCATCACCTACCACCCGCCGCTGTCATGA